Proteins encoded by one window of Salvia splendens isolate huo1 chromosome 7, SspV2, whole genome shotgun sequence:
- the LOC121811602 gene encoding pentatricopeptide repeat-containing protein At4g37170-like, which yields MKRNPFQLRKLLGCSYSSTPHSIQLTPSPNPFFAPIHSGRDADFIETIQHLCHQKRLKDVIPFLENQVRPPPAAYSKILQLCIEKRALNEGKRVHDYINRSGFLAGVFISNKILELYCKCGSMSDARKLFDEMGERDLCSWNTLISGYVRLGMVLEARELFDEMSERDNFSWTAMISGYVKHKQPWHALELYRLMQRNEHLMCNKFTVSSVLTASAAMHSLRLGKEIHGRIIRTGLDSDAVVSSALMDVYGKCGSLNEARYIFDRVEGKDIVVWTAMIDRYFGDGRWEDGLSLFSDFLCCGISPNEYTFAGVLNACAHQTAEELGRQVHGHMMRIGFDPCSFAASSLVHMYAKCGSVDRADKVFKWLPKPDLVSWTSLINGYAQSGQPHEALKLFDMLLKSGTQPDHVTFVGVLSACTHAGLVDKGLECFHLIKEKHGLLLTADHYACVVDLLSRSGRFKEAQDMIRSMPMKADKFLWSSLLGGCRIHGNYEIAEQAAEALFEIEPENAATYVTLANIYATAGKWNEVAKVRQLMDERGVVKKPGMSWVNINRKVHVFLVGDESHPKSKDILKYLGEISKRMKEEGFVPHTNYVLHDVEEEQKEHNLSYHSEKLAVAFGIISTPPGTPIKVFKNLRTCMDCHTALKFVSRIAERKITVRDSSRFHCFESGRCSCQDYW from the coding sequence ATGAAGCGAAATCCATTTCAGCTTCGAAAATTACTCGGCTGTTCGTATTCTTCCACACCCCATTCCATTCAACTAACACCATCGCCAAATCCTTTCTTTGCACCGATTCACTCGGGCAGAGATGCCGATTTCATTGAAACCATCCAACATCTCTGCCACCAGAAACGATTGAAAGACGTGATTCCATTCCTAGAAAATCAAGTTCGCCCCCCTCCCGCTGCTTATTCTAAAATCCTGCAGCTCTGCATTGAGAAAAGGGCTCTAAATGAGGGCAAAAGAGTCCATGACTATATCAATCGCTCTGGTTTCCTGGCTGGAGTGTTTATCTCCAACAAGATTCTTGAGCTGTATTGCAAATGTGGCAGTATGTCGGATGCCCGCAAGCTGTTTGATGAAATGGGCGAGAGGGATTTGTGTTCTTGGAACACTTTGATATCGGGCTACGTGAGATTAGGCATGGTTTTAGAAGCAAGGGAGCTGTTCGATGAAATGTCTGAAAGAGACAACTTTTCGTGGACGGCCATGATTTCAGGCTACGTGAAGCATAAACAACCTTGGCATGCCTTGGAGCTGTACAGATTAATGCAGAGAAATGAGCATCTCATGTGCAATAAGTTCACCGTGTCTAGTGTCCTCACGGCTTCGGCTGCCATGCATTCGTTGCGGTTAGGGAAAGAGATTCATGGGCGTATAATCAGAACAGGGTTGGATTCTGATGCTGTGGTTTCGAGTGCTCTGATGGATGTGTATGGGAAGTGTGGGAGCCTAAACGAGGCAAGGTACATTTTTGATAGGGTAGAAGGGAAAGACATTGTGGTTTGGACAGCAATGATTGATCGGTATTTTGGAGATGGGAGGTGGGAAGATGGCCTTtctttgttttctgatttcttGTGTTGTGGGATTAGCCCTAACGAGTACACGTTTGCAGGGGTTTTGAACGCGTGCGCTCATCAAACTGCCGAGGAATTAGGCAGGCAGGTCCACGGGCACATGATGCGAATTGGGTTTGATCCGTGCTCTTTTGCGGCTAGCTCGCTTGTGCATATGTATGCCAAGTGTGGTAGCGTGGATAGAGCCGATAAAGTGTTCAAGTGGCTGCCTAAGCCTGATTTAGTCTCGTGGACCTCGTTGATCAATGGATATGCTCAGAGTGGGCAGCCCCATGAAGCTCTTAAGCTGTTTGATATGCTGCTTAAGTCTGGCACTCAGCCTGATCATGTTACGTTTGTAGGTGTTTTATCTGCTTGCACTCATGCAGGTTTAGTCGATAAAGGTCTCGAATGTTTCCACTTGATAAAGGAGAAACATGGGCTACTTCTCACTGCTGACCACTATGCTTGTGTGGTTGATCTCTTGAGTCGTTCGGGAAGATTCAAGGAAGCACAGGATATGATTCGTTCAATGCCTATGAAAGCCGACAAGTTTCTGTGGTCTTCTTTACTTGGTGGATGCAGGATTCATGGGAACTATGAAATTGCAGAGCAAGCTGCGGAAGCCTTGTTTGAGATTGAGCCGGAGAATGCAGCTACTTACGTCACTCTTGCTAATATCTACGCCACTGCAGGGAAGTGGAATGAAGTGGCGAAGGTTAGACAACTGATGGATGAGAGAGGAGTGGTGAAGAAACCTGGCATGAGTTGGGTTAACATCAACAGAAAGGTCCATGTCTTTTTGGTTGGAGATGAATCCCATCCAAAATCGAAAGatatattgaaatatttgggTGAGATCTCAAAGAGGATGAAGGAAGAAGGGTTTGTTCCTCACACGAATTACGTGCTGCATGATGTAGAGGAGGAGCAGAAAGAGCATAATCTGTCCTACCACAGTGAAAAACTTGCTGTGGCATTTGGCATCATCAGCACTCCTCCTGGAACACCGATCAAGGTTTTCAAGAACTTGAGGACATGCATGGACTGCCACACAGCCCTTAAGTTCGTGTCAAGGATTGCTGAGAGGAAAATAACCGTACGGGATTCGAGTAGGTTCCATTGTTTCGAGTCTGGGAGGTGTTCTTGCCAAGATTACTGGTGA